One part of the Ochrobactrum quorumnocens genome encodes these proteins:
- a CDS encoding biliverdin-producing heme oxygenase: MTDATVLKQSVALPRSKRLKARTTGTHERLDQSIMASDPFASRERYALFVEVQYQFHRDIDALYDAAALDALLPDLQGRRRFGLVGQDLIDLDFDLPAADGEPSFPAGHDIDLATALGWLYVAEGSNLGAAFLLKEALKLGLSEELGARHLAGAPEGRGLHWRTFTAALDEIELSDAEEERVFAAAEAAFRRVHALVRTIFHDRL, translated from the coding sequence ATGACTGACGCCACTGTTCTTAAGCAATCGGTTGCTCTTCCTCGCTCTAAGCGCCTGAAGGCACGCACGACTGGAACGCATGAACGCCTTGATCAAAGCATTATGGCAAGCGACCCCTTTGCCAGCCGTGAGCGCTATGCTCTGTTTGTCGAAGTTCAGTATCAGTTCCATCGCGATATCGACGCTCTTTACGATGCGGCAGCACTCGATGCATTGCTGCCCGATTTGCAAGGCCGGCGGCGTTTCGGGTTAGTGGGGCAGGATCTGATTGATCTGGATTTCGACCTGCCTGCGGCGGACGGGGAGCCTTCTTTCCCGGCTGGTCATGATATTGATCTGGCGACCGCACTTGGCTGGCTCTACGTGGCGGAAGGTTCCAATCTTGGCGCGGCTTTCCTGCTCAAGGAAGCGTTGAAGCTCGGTCTGTCGGAAGAACTCGGCGCACGTCATCTTGCTGGTGCGCCGGAAGGCCGTGGTCTCCACTGGCGCACTTTCACCGCAGCTCTCGATGAGATCGAGTTGTCGGATGCAGAAGAGGAGCGCGTTTTTGCAGCTGCGGAAGCAGCCTTTCGCCGCGTTCATGCACTGGTGCGGACAATCTTTCATGACCGCCTCTGA
- a CDS encoding DUF454 family protein: MTASDINSVEGRAAPNSRSRAYPDERQRAGYLALGLLLIAAALVGCQVRLMPSALFVFGALLCFVQLSPTALCWLETNWITRRVIGAWRRLNAWPRLYRINLLAIFAVICLTMLMFVPQALCLEFAINGILCTGLLLFVGPQSRQLKHVSE; the protein is encoded by the coding sequence ATGACCGCCTCTGACATAAACTCAGTGGAAGGCAGGGCTGCCCCGAATTCTCGATCACGCGCCTATCCCGATGAACGTCAGCGGGCTGGTTATCTCGCGTTGGGGCTGTTGCTGATCGCTGCAGCCTTGGTCGGTTGTCAGGTACGGCTGATGCCCTCTGCCTTGTTTGTGTTTGGTGCGTTGCTTTGCTTCGTACAGCTTTCGCCCACAGCATTGTGCTGGCTGGAGACAAACTGGATCACGCGCCGCGTTATCGGCGCGTGGCGCAGGCTCAATGCATGGCCGCGATTATATCGGATCAATCTGCTCGCCATCTTTGCTGTGATTTGTCTGACGATGCTCATGTTTGTCCCCCAAGCGCTGTGTCTGGAATTTGCGATCAACGGAATACTTTGCACAGGCCTGTTGCTCTTTGTGGGGCCTCAAAGCCGTCAGCTTAAACACGTTTCAGAATAA
- a CDS encoding Rrf2 family transcriptional regulator, producing MRFTRQAELSIEFLVLCARASAGSAVTTRTAAEATGTTKDHAAQIVSELIHHGFLVGSRGRGGGIRLARPAKTINVGTVLRLMQPGFNEQSTKQSGSDSAFGMLLQAAMRSFVAAFDDFTIADLAIESRDGRLACLDCDLRSLIHHGQMLSELRRRSDHADVPAWASIS from the coding sequence ATGCGATTTACCCGACAGGCTGAGCTATCGATTGAGTTTCTCGTTCTTTGCGCTCGGGCATCAGCAGGCAGTGCTGTGACGACACGCACCGCGGCAGAAGCAACGGGTACGACGAAAGATCATGCTGCGCAGATCGTATCCGAACTTATCCATCATGGTTTTCTGGTTGGCTCACGCGGGCGCGGGGGCGGCATTCGCCTTGCGCGGCCCGCAAAGACAATCAATGTAGGAACGGTTTTGCGGCTGATGCAGCCGGGCTTCAACGAGCAGTCGACAAAGCAATCGGGATCAGATTCAGCATTCGGCATGTTGTTGCAGGCGGCGATGCGCTCCTTTGTGGCGGCGTTCGATGATTTCACCATTGCCGATCTTGCGATTGAAAGCCGCGACGGGCGGTTGGCGTGTCTTGATTGCGATCTGCGCAGTCTGATCCATCACGGGCAGATGCTGTCTGAGTTGCGTCGCAGAAGCGATCACGCTGATGTGCCTGCTTGGGCCAGCATATCATGA
- a CDS encoding energy transducer TonB family protein encodes MNGDIDSSTLHGGVSELALWAGASLLVLSLHVGGAMWLLREPEMIAADNAPPAAIMIELAETPEATETEENEITPDEAMSDASAEAKKVEEPVDEPEVEQEVAQDEPEPVEEEPQEELTQLDKVAVPLPVVKPKPPEPKKEIVKKKEPKKPPVKQRQQEQASSKQAVKAQAQAVQTNRNAARQSASGLFASSMTPARWQSRLMAHLERRKKYPSGAKSRREEGVVYVRFRIDDTGKVLSASLARSSGWPELDNEVLSLVQRASPVPAPPPGVNKTITAPVKFSRR; translated from the coding sequence ATGAATGGCGATATCGATAGCAGCACTCTGCACGGGGGTGTGAGTGAACTCGCACTTTGGGCGGGCGCAAGCCTTCTCGTGCTTTCCTTGCATGTGGGGGGCGCGATGTGGCTTTTGCGTGAGCCGGAAATGATAGCGGCCGACAATGCACCACCAGCCGCTATCATGATTGAACTGGCTGAAACACCGGAAGCAACTGAGACTGAAGAAAACGAGATAACACCCGACGAGGCGATGTCGGATGCGAGTGCTGAGGCTAAGAAGGTTGAAGAACCGGTCGATGAGCCGGAGGTCGAGCAGGAAGTGGCTCAGGATGAGCCAGAGCCTGTTGAAGAGGAACCGCAGGAAGAACTGACCCAACTCGACAAGGTCGCGGTTCCGCTGCCAGTGGTAAAGCCAAAGCCGCCAGAGCCCAAAAAGGAAATCGTCAAGAAGAAAGAACCGAAGAAGCCGCCGGTCAAGCAGCGTCAGCAGGAACAGGCATCTTCCAAACAAGCAGTCAAAGCACAGGCGCAAGCCGTGCAAACGAACCGCAATGCAGCACGGCAATCGGCATCCGGTCTGTTTGCCTCATCAATGACGCCGGCGCGTTGGCAGTCGCGTCTGATGGCGCATCTGGAACGTCGCAAGAAATATCCTTCTGGCGCGAAGTCTCGCCGGGAAGAAGGCGTTGTCTATGTCCGCTTCCGCATCGACGACACGGGCAAAGTGCTGTCCGCTTCGCTTGCACGCTCGTCAGGCTGGCCAGAGCTTGACAATGAGGTGCTTTCGCTGGTCCAGCGTGCCTCTCCGGTTCCGGCTCCGCCGCCGGGCGTCAACAAAACAATTACGGCACCAGTAAAATTCAGCAGGCGATAA
- a CDS encoding TonB-dependent receptor yields the protein MKSPSSRILSACAHPLFAALLLSGTVLSPILTTPAFAQGAAQSVAVNIPAGALSTALNRLAVQTGLQIAFDASVTSGLNTSGVSGTMAPADALSALLRNTDIQYRFTGNRTVRLERETGNNAALPAIEGAVQLDTISFSQITGVNFDDLDPRVSQITSEQLQQAQASTIPELVKRTPGVTMLGGVRTEGQSISIRGFSRQTDVRILLDGAPKNFEKYDQGTIFVEPELLKRIEIEKGATSVRYGNGGFGGTIKLESKDAADMLRDGESWGAWGKTAYQTANKQFLETGAVYGRSNLGTSMTFDGLASLTWRKGDNMRVGGGEVYNYSSSELTSFSGKLSGEYGGHKVKASVLYGESANWGPLAAIRGQLQPTSNSLVPGTPAYKEAMRRLLAWRELKDFTSVVEHTYDGDSDLVNTRIMASYSSTDMHAERAAGVNGTASLGGTENDAKYSDFHIEAENTSNFELGGIDHSLNYGVQYNHHVRDVTMFDITKKKDKNYNYGYYAPWIMPGGKQDVTSFFIRDRMALTDKLTVTPGVRYDYVRSEGVPNAAAIYNDPKAGHDYSATSHHGFTPALSASYQITPTTRLFADWAYAMRAPNIDEIYSVQSGRTQTSGTSPDLKVERNNTINIGADTSFSGIFTGSDVLMVRGSFFNNHVTNPVARRVGSANKVGLKDGEVPFYWNMPSYYSRGVELEAHYENDFMFADASLTYMIGRRQGTLNNIYGPDSYINDIMPTTVVTTLGYKLPDQDINFGWTGTFVDKQDRTSYVKGDLSYNRPKTPGYAVHDLFFNWTPTQGFMKDSELRLALENVFDKEYEPYLSDGISAMPGRNLKVSFSRKF from the coding sequence ATGAAAAGCCCCTCCTCGCGCATTCTCAGTGCCTGCGCGCACCCCTTGTTTGCAGCTTTGCTTTTGAGCGGCACGGTTTTAAGCCCCATCCTGACCACGCCTGCATTTGCACAGGGTGCAGCGCAATCTGTCGCTGTCAACATTCCCGCAGGTGCGCTTTCAACTGCTCTTAATCGCCTTGCTGTGCAAACGGGTCTGCAAATCGCATTTGATGCATCCGTCACCAGTGGGCTCAACACCTCGGGCGTAAGCGGCACAATGGCGCCAGCCGATGCTCTTTCCGCTTTGCTGCGCAATACCGATATCCAGTACCGCTTCACCGGCAACCGCACAGTGCGGCTAGAGCGTGAAACTGGAAACAACGCGGCTTTGCCTGCTATCGAAGGTGCTGTGCAGCTCGATACAATCAGCTTTTCGCAGATTACCGGCGTCAACTTTGATGATCTGGACCCACGTGTGTCGCAGATCACATCGGAACAGTTGCAGCAGGCTCAAGCCTCGACAATACCGGAACTCGTCAAAAGGACGCCAGGCGTCACAATGCTGGGTGGCGTTCGCACCGAAGGGCAGTCGATTTCGATCCGTGGTTTCTCACGTCAGACTGATGTACGCATTTTGCTCGACGGCGCGCCTAAGAATTTTGAAAAATACGACCAAGGCACAATCTTCGTCGAACCTGAACTGCTCAAGCGCATCGAGATCGAAAAGGGAGCCACCTCCGTTCGCTACGGGAATGGCGGCTTTGGCGGTACGATCAAGCTCGAAAGCAAGGACGCAGCCGATATGCTCCGCGACGGCGAAAGCTGGGGCGCTTGGGGTAAAACAGCTTATCAGACCGCAAACAAACAGTTTCTTGAAACCGGTGCTGTCTATGGCCGCTCCAATCTCGGCACCAGCATGACTTTCGACGGCCTCGCAAGCCTGACATGGCGCAAGGGCGATAACATGCGCGTCGGCGGCGGCGAGGTCTATAACTACTCAAGTTCCGAGCTGACATCCTTCTCCGGCAAGCTTTCCGGCGAGTATGGCGGTCACAAGGTGAAGGCTTCGGTTCTTTATGGTGAAAGTGCCAATTGGGGACCGTTGGCAGCCATTCGCGGCCAGCTTCAGCCGACCAGCAACAGTCTCGTTCCGGGAACCCCTGCCTACAAAGAGGCGATGCGACGACTTCTCGCGTGGCGGGAACTGAAAGACTTCACGTCCGTTGTCGAGCATACCTATGATGGCGACAGTGATCTGGTGAACACGCGCATCATGGCGAGCTATTCCTCGACGGATATGCATGCTGAACGCGCAGCCGGTGTGAATGGTACAGCCTCTCTTGGCGGCACCGAAAATGATGCGAAATATTCAGATTTCCATATTGAGGCCGAAAACACCTCCAACTTTGAACTTGGCGGCATCGACCACAGCCTAAACTACGGTGTGCAGTATAACCACCACGTTCGCGATGTGACGATGTTCGACATCACCAAGAAGAAAGACAAGAACTATAATTACGGTTATTACGCGCCGTGGATCATGCCGGGCGGCAAACAAGACGTTACATCTTTCTTCATTCGCGATCGCATGGCTCTTACCGACAAGCTGACTGTCACGCCTGGTGTTCGTTATGATTATGTTCGCTCCGAGGGCGTGCCAAATGCGGCGGCGATCTATAACGATCCGAAAGCTGGCCACGACTATTCGGCGACGTCGCATCATGGTTTCACGCCTGCTCTCAGCGCATCGTATCAGATAACGCCGACCACCCGGCTTTTTGCCGATTGGGCTTATGCCATGCGTGCGCCAAACATCGATGAAATCTATTCGGTGCAGAGCGGACGCACCCAAACGTCGGGAACCAGCCCCGATCTGAAAGTTGAGCGCAACAATACGATTAACATCGGTGCCGACACTTCATTCAGTGGCATATTCACTGGCAGCGACGTCCTGATGGTGCGTGGCTCGTTCTTCAACAATCACGTCACCAATCCGGTGGCGCGGCGTGTGGGCAGCGCAAACAAGGTCGGCCTGAAAGACGGCGAAGTACCGTTTTACTGGAACATGCCTTCCTATTATTCACGCGGCGTGGAACTGGAAGCCCATTATGAGAACGATTTCATGTTCGCAGATGCCAGCCTCACTTACATGATCGGCAGGCGTCAGGGCACGCTCAACAATATCTATGGACCAGACAGCTACATCAATGACATCATGCCGACAACGGTTGTAACGACGCTCGGTTATAAACTTCCCGATCAGGATATCAATTTTGGCTGGACGGGAACCTTTGTCGACAAGCAGGACAGAACCTCATACGTCAAAGGTGACCTGAGCTATAATCGGCCAAAGACCCCCGGCTATGCCGTGCACGACCTGTTCTTCAACTGGACACCAACACAGGGCTTTATGAAGGATTCCGAGCTGCGTCTTGCGCTCGAAAACGTGTTCGACAAGGAATACGAGCCTTATCTTAGCGATGGTATCTCAGCCATGCCGGGCCGCAATCTGAAAGTCTCGTTCAGCCGCAAGTTCTAA
- a CDS encoding FecR family protein has protein sequence MMRASAKKQDKTQRLIQEQAVDWLMQLQASPKNMAIVEACALWRAGDARHELAFAKASRVFNDSRFLLLQDTDFARTAARKPRYPVRAALSSMLLFGVVAGGFIAFDGPMRLRADAISARSEMPVIELEDGSTVQLNAGSAIAFDITEGKRQVQLLRGEAYFIVAPDPQRPFTVRAANGEVTALGTEFDVKLKDGGADVVVTEHAVQVQTSATSSTRNPLGTLRLEQGHRVFYDNKNGIGQVVVIDPELAASWRSGRLIFEDQPLGHVVEDIARHLPGRVLIASSNLAERRITGTFDLSAPSTALDDFIKAFDLKAVRVGSLLTVLHN, from the coding sequence ATGATGCGCGCTTCGGCAAAGAAACAAGACAAGACCCAGCGCCTCATTCAAGAGCAGGCTGTTGATTGGTTGATGCAGCTTCAGGCTTCACCCAAAAACATGGCAATCGTTGAAGCTTGTGCACTCTGGCGTGCCGGCGATGCGCGGCATGAGCTGGCGTTTGCCAAAGCTTCCCGCGTTTTCAACGATTCGCGCTTTCTACTCTTGCAGGATACAGATTTCGCTCGTACCGCTGCCAGAAAGCCGCGTTATCCGGTGCGCGCGGCTTTAAGTTCCATGCTTTTATTTGGCGTAGTCGCAGGCGGATTTATTGCTTTCGATGGCCCGATGCGGCTGCGCGCAGACGCCATTTCCGCCAGAAGCGAAATGCCGGTCATCGAACTTGAGGACGGCTCGACCGTCCAGCTCAACGCAGGCTCGGCAATCGCTTTCGACATAACGGAAGGCAAACGTCAGGTTCAGCTGCTTCGCGGCGAAGCCTATTTCATCGTTGCGCCAGATCCACAGAGGCCATTCACTGTTCGAGCTGCCAATGGTGAGGTAACCGCACTCGGCACCGAGTTCGACGTGAAGCTGAAAGATGGTGGTGCCGATGTCGTTGTGACTGAACATGCTGTTCAGGTGCAGACAAGCGCCACCTCATCAACACGAAACCCACTGGGCACGCTTCGCCTTGAACAGGGTCACAGGGTTTTCTACGATAATAAGAACGGCATCGGACAGGTGGTCGTGATCGACCCGGAACTCGCCGCATCGTGGCGCAGTGGCCGCTTGATTTTTGAAGATCAACCGCTTGGTCATGTGGTCGAGGACATTGCTAGACATCTCCCGGGTCGGGTGTTGATTGCAAGCAGTAATCTCGCAGAACGTCGGATTACCGGCACCTTCGATTTGTCTGCCCCATCGACAGCGCTTGATGATTTTATCAAGGCTTTCGATTTGAAGGCGGTGCGCGTGGGTTCATTGCTCACAGTGCTGCATAATTAA
- a CDS encoding RNA polymerase sigma factor, whose protein sequence is MNQSDKSKLTSAFPLQEIADIDAAITDYYDELCRAVRRRGHVSSNANEIVHDLYVRLKERSTDLEGKSSLRAFLTRAAINLGLDRFRREHFEAKLFSGTQQEAPSIVSRDANPDLALDMPRRLACLRDAIMELPLRQRRVFIANRIGNLSPDEIAIRFGITRNMVDRHLRKALMHCLIRLDELDQA, encoded by the coding sequence GTGAACCAATCTGACAAATCCAAGCTGACATCGGCTTTTCCTTTGCAGGAAATTGCGGATATTGATGCTGCCATTACAGATTATTATGATGAGCTGTGTCGCGCAGTTCGTCGACGCGGACACGTGTCTTCAAATGCCAATGAAATTGTCCATGATCTTTATGTGCGGCTCAAGGAACGCAGCACCGACCTTGAAGGAAAGTCATCGCTACGCGCTTTTCTCACACGCGCTGCGATCAATCTTGGCCTCGACCGGTTTCGGCGCGAACACTTTGAAGCGAAGCTTTTTTCCGGCACACAACAAGAAGCCCCAAGCATTGTCAGCAGGGACGCAAACCCCGACTTAGCATTGGATATGCCGCGACGCCTGGCCTGTCTGCGCGATGCTATTATGGAGTTGCCGTTGCGCCAACGCCGCGTGTTCATTGCCAACCGGATTGGCAATCTGTCGCCGGACGAAATAGCCATACGCTTCGGAATCACCCGCAATATGGTGGACAGACATCTCCGGAAAGCGCTTATGCACTGCCTCATTCGGCTCGACGAACTGGATCAGGCATGA
- a CDS encoding phosphatidate cytidylyltransferase — MSETTQLFLGLMGVLATASAVAGVLSWRAPKPLSSTLINLNARIKAWWIMVGAMCIAFLFGKGGVIVLFALISFASLREYATLTQTRRADHRVLLGMFLLVIPVQYYLIWIDWYGLYSIFIPVYCFLAMPVLTALSGDTSRFLERISEQQWGIMLSVYCISHVPALMTLDIPGFEGKKLLLIAFLVATVQGSDVLQYVFGKLFGKHRIAPNISPSKTWEGFVGGVAAASLLGAGLAWLTPFSPLQAGALAATACVMGFFGGLVASAIKRDRGVKDWGHMIEGHGGMLDRADSLVFSAPVFFHIVRYFWA; from the coding sequence ATGAGCGAAACGACCCAACTATTCCTTGGCCTCATGGGTGTTCTGGCAACTGCCAGCGCCGTTGCCGGTGTGCTCTCATGGCGCGCGCCGAAACCTTTATCTTCAACGCTTATCAATCTCAACGCCCGCATCAAGGCTTGGTGGATCATGGTGGGTGCCATGTGCATCGCCTTCTTGTTTGGCAAAGGCGGCGTGATCGTGCTGTTTGCGCTCATATCATTCGCATCGTTGCGCGAATACGCCACGCTCACCCAAACCCGTCGCGCCGACCACCGCGTGCTGCTTGGCATGTTCCTGCTGGTCATTCCGGTGCAATATTATTTGATCTGGATCGACTGGTATGGGCTCTATTCGATCTTCATTCCAGTTTACTGCTTCCTCGCCATGCCCGTTCTGACCGCCCTTTCCGGCGATACATCGCGCTTTCTGGAACGCATCAGTGAACAGCAGTGGGGCATCATGCTTTCGGTTTACTGCATCAGCCATGTGCCTGCGCTGATGACACTGGATATTCCCGGCTTCGAAGGCAAAAAGCTGCTGCTGATCGCATTTCTGGTCGCAACAGTGCAGGGCAGCGATGTGCTGCAATATGTTTTTGGCAAACTGTTCGGCAAACATCGCATTGCGCCCAATATATCACCTTCCAAGACCTGGGAAGGTTTTGTCGGCGGCGTTGCGGCTGCATCATTGCTGGGTGCGGGTCTTGCTTGGCTGACACCGTTTTCGCCATTGCAGGCGGGTGCGCTCGCTGCCACTGCCTGTGTCATGGGCTTTTTCGGCGGGCTTGTCGCCTCTGCTATCAAGCGGGATCGCGGCGTCAAGGACTGGGGGCATATGATCGAAGGTCACGGCGGAATGCTCGACCGCGCCGATAGTCTGGTCTTCTCGGCTCCCGTTTTCTTTCATATCGTGCGCTACTTCTGGGCGTAA
- a CDS encoding lysophospholipid acyltransferase family protein codes for MRELIRHHVQSIFGSLLAILSRGITGVRPIWTGTGPSLNQRIYFANHTSHGDFILLSSCLNQEERARTRAVAGADYWRGNRVRQFMAEVLLRTVLVERNWVERTEDPMEVMLNALADGHSLIIFPEGTRNMTDEALLRFRSGIYNLALARPDVELVPCWIENMSRVLPKGAMLPVPLLCRVIFGAPVQLREGEDRKEFLTRARQSLLDIQPQNGNHP; via the coding sequence ATGCGTGAATTGATCCGCCATCATGTGCAATCGATTTTCGGCTCGCTTCTGGCAATCCTCTCGCGTGGAATAACCGGTGTGCGGCCAATTTGGACCGGCACCGGGCCCTCGCTCAACCAGCGTATCTATTTCGCCAATCACACCAGCCATGGCGACTTCATTTTGCTCTCTTCCTGTCTCAATCAGGAGGAACGTGCGCGCACACGCGCAGTTGCCGGGGCTGATTACTGGCGCGGAAACCGCGTGCGCCAATTCATGGCGGAAGTGTTGCTGCGTACCGTGCTTGTTGAGCGCAACTGGGTGGAACGGACGGAAGATCCAATGGAAGTGATGCTGAATGCATTGGCCGATGGCCATTCCCTCATCATCTTCCCGGAAGGCACCCGCAACATGACCGACGAAGCGCTGCTGCGCTTCCGTTCCGGCATCTATAATCTGGCGCTGGCACGGCCCGATGTTGAACTTGTCCCATGCTGGATAGAAAACATGTCACGCGTGCTGCCCAAAGGCGCAATGCTGCCTGTGCCGCTTCTCTGCCGCGTCATTTTTGGTGCACCAGTTCAGCTCCGCGAGGGCGAGGACCGCAAGGAATTTCTTACGCGCGCGCGACAAAGCCTTCTCGATATTCAGCCTCAAAACGGTAACCATCCATGA
- a CDS encoding phosphatase PAP2/dual specificity phosphatase family protein: protein MTATVDRIDGASRRLVVRRAFLWLLFLGPFFYLTYGTANWLASLRDDVPNLVFDWENHVPFIAWSIVPYWSVNLFYAIALFINDSPEQVDRLAKRYLTAQIIAVLCFVAFPLTATFLKPETSGLPGFMFEVLGGFDKPFNQAPSLHIALLIIIWDQMRRMMGDGLRIVWHIWCLLIGLSVLTTYQHHAVDIPAGALLGLFALWLFPRNGSSPFAGFQLTSNPKARRLGLYYLAGAVLFLALGIHGLGMTGYAIFWFWPATALTIVALGYLGAGVAIFQKYTDGTVSLASRWLLAPYRLFARLNIRFWTRKLSPHVELADGVFLGRLPKASELNHFTTIIDLAAEMVAAHNAVEWKSFSTMDLIAPGRETVHLASNAVEAARHHGPVLICCALGFQRSATVAVDWLIETGRVANTREAEALIRSKGWPVHLHHIEVLA, encoded by the coding sequence GTGACAGCGACCGTTGACAGGATCGATGGAGCATCGCGGCGGCTAGTAGTCCGCCGCGCGTTCTTGTGGTTGCTGTTTCTCGGCCCATTTTTCTATCTCACATATGGTACAGCAAACTGGTTGGCCTCGCTGCGCGATGATGTTCCCAATCTTGTCTTTGACTGGGAAAATCACGTTCCCTTTATCGCGTGGAGCATCGTACCTTATTGGTCTGTCAATCTGTTTTATGCGATTGCGCTTTTCATAAATGACAGTCCTGAGCAGGTCGACCGTCTGGCAAAGCGCTATCTCACGGCGCAGATTATCGCTGTTCTTTGCTTTGTCGCTTTTCCTCTGACTGCAACATTTTTGAAGCCGGAAACCTCAGGTCTGCCGGGCTTCATGTTTGAAGTGCTGGGGGGCTTCGATAAGCCGTTCAATCAAGCACCGTCACTGCATATCGCGCTGCTCATTATCATCTGGGATCAGATGCGTCGTATGATGGGCGATGGATTGCGAATTGTCTGGCATATCTGGTGCCTGTTGATCGGATTGTCGGTGCTGACCACCTACCAGCATCACGCAGTCGATATTCCTGCAGGCGCTTTGCTCGGTTTGTTTGCCTTGTGGCTTTTCCCACGTAACGGATCGTCACCATTTGCCGGTTTTCAATTGACGTCAAACCCAAAGGCGCGCCGACTGGGTCTATATTATCTGGCAGGCGCTGTGCTTTTTCTCGCACTCGGCATCCATGGTCTTGGCATGACTGGCTATGCGATTTTTTGGTTCTGGCCTGCAACCGCATTGACGATTGTTGCGCTCGGTTATCTTGGTGCCGGCGTTGCGATATTCCAGAAATACACAGATGGAACCGTCAGCCTCGCAAGTCGCTGGCTTCTGGCTCCCTATCGCCTCTTTGCGCGATTGAACATCAGATTCTGGACGCGAAAACTGTCGCCACATGTCGAGCTGGCCGACGGTGTGTTTCTCGGGCGTTTGCCGAAAGCTTCAGAGCTTAATCATTTTACGACTATCATCGACCTCGCGGCTGAAATGGTGGCAGCGCACAATGCTGTCGAATGGAAAAGCTTCAGCACAATGGATCTTATTGCCCCTGGACGTGAAACCGTGCATCTGGCGTCCAATGCAGTTGAAGCTGCACGACATCACGGTCCGGTTCTTATTTGCTGTGCGCTCGGTTTTCAGCGCAGCGCAACGGTTGCCGTGGACTGGTTAATCGAGACCGGACGCGTTGCAAACACGCGGGAAGCCGAAGCGCTTATTCGCTCGAAAGGCTGGCCGGTACATCTACACCACATCGAGGTGCTGGCATGA